From Symphalangus syndactylus isolate Jambi chromosome 21, NHGRI_mSymSyn1-v2.1_pri, whole genome shotgun sequence:
CTCTTGCAGCCAGCTTCAGATACTAGAAGTAAATGAAAAGCGTTGTCTCTGGACAAAGGCGTCATTATCCTGATCTTGAGGAATCCTCATGTGTTTTTCGAGGGCTTTTAGCAGCTTGCAGTAaaacataatcaaaataaaacaaggcaCCACAAGAAAGAACCAGTGGAAACTTCCCTGGTAATTCCAGagtgttttttatatttaaagaaataaggaggatacagagtttcagttatATGAGATGAATAAATCCTAGAGATCTGTACAGCATAGTGCCTGTAGTTAACAATActatattgtacacttaaaaatttgcatgctggatgcggtggctcatgcctgtaatcctagtgctttgggaggccaagagaggagttcgagactagcctgggcaaaatagcaacatttcatctctacaagaaaattttttgagctgggcgcggtggctcacgcttgtaatcccagcactttgggaggccgaggcgggtagatcacgaggtcaggagatcgagaccacggtgaaaccccgtctctactaaaaatacaaaaaattagccgggtgtggtggcgggcacctgtagtcccagctactgggagaggctgaggcaggagaatggcgtgaacccgggaggcagagcttgcagtgagccgagattgagccactgcactccagcctaggtgaaaaagcgagactccgtctcaaaaaaaaaagaaaattttttgaaagaatttacTAAGAGGATcttattttaagtgttcttatcacaaaaagTAATCATAAGAGGATGGGAGGAAACCTTTTGATGAGTAGGTTTGTGGCCTACATTATAGTGATGGTTTTCTCTCCAACCTCATTGAGTTGTATGCATTAGATCATAAGATGTGTGCAGCCTTTGTATGTCAGCCATACCTCACTAAAGGGGCTTTGGTTAAAGATAATCTTTTATCTGCAGGGAAGAAATGAAACAGTTAACACTGATGGGGGGAGAAAATGAAGCACAATCAATGAAATTTGGAAATTCAGAGAATGCTGCTAAAGTATAGCAGATTGGCCACACCAGAAAAGGGctggaagaatgaaagaaaaatggcaGGAAATATGAAAGAGATAAGTGAAAGTGAGAAGGTTGGACCTACTTTTAATCAGTCTCAGAAGGTGTAAAGAGAGAATAATAGATCAAAGATGATATTTGCTGAGAATTTTCGAGAATTGGTGTGGCACCAATCCACTGACTCGAGAAGCCCAAATTCTGGGAAGGATAAAAAGAATTCTGTGTAAGtcataatgaaattaaaaaaaaaaaaaaagacttaaaaatagaCTGAGGAAAACCTGACAAGCACAGCACTGAGGCTGCCAGGTGACTCTTGGCAGTAGCAGCAGAGCCCAGCAGGCAGTGGGGTATGTTGGGTAAGAGACGGGGGCAGCACAGTGTTCTGTCTCTGCTGAAATAACCCTCCTGAATGAAAGAGTACATCTTTAAGGGCCAGTGGCAGAAGTTCTAAAGGATAACTCCAGGCAGCAAGTGATTTCATGTAGATAGGTCTGAAGGAAGAACACGTCAATAGTAAACTTGTATCTATTTTTGGAATCATGAGTATGTAACTTCCAAAGTAATATGAGGAAACAAAGATCAGAACTGTGTAATCTAATGTGTAGGGAAAGATTAGTGACTGctgtgtttcttgttttttaaagttctctATACTGTTCAGAAAGAATCTGGAAATTGATTAGTATCTTAGATGGAATCAAATAGGCATGACAAATTTCCAGGGAACATATTGTGAGTTCGTAGTAATTTAAACAGTGATATTAGTATAGTAATACACAGAGCACAGGAATGCTCTGCCTAGCATTCTCCCAAGGAATAAATGTTTTGTCTCTCACAGATATGGGACACAGCAGGACAGGAACGGTTCCAGTCTCTCGGTGTGGCCTTCTACAGAGGTGCAGACTGCTGCGTTCTGGTATTTGATGTGACTGCCCCCAACACATTCAAAACCCTAGATAGCTGGAGAGATGAGTTTCTCATCCAGGCCAGTCCCCGAGATCCTGAAAACTTCCCCTTTGTTGTGTTGGGAAACAAGATTGACCTCGAAAACAGACAAGTAAGTACCAACGATGATAGATATCGTCACAGACATCTGCTCCCCAGGGGCCTTGTGAATTTGGAGGGTTCTCTGCTAAGCTCATATGGCTCTAGGAGGTGCTGGTGGGAGTCTTCATTACCATATGCCAGCCCTTCAGGCCAACTGCCTTTAAGGACCGGGACCCAGGTGACCTGGGTTAAGTCCCCATCCTGCCCCCAGCTGGCTGTGACTTTGGGCCACTGTCTTGGCTCTCTCAGCTTCAGTTCCCTTTCTGCACTTTCAAGGAGGTAATTCGGTTTTGTCAGTCTCAGTAGTGCCCTCCCAGTACCTCCTGGCCATGCCTGGATCTCCATGTGTGCAGAATATTGCTTTGGGCTTTGAGTGAAATTGCTGTACTATAGTTTCAAATATCATTTCTGTTGGAAACATAGACTCTTTGATTAATTACAACTAGGTTTATTTCTGACCATGGATCTTTTCTTCTTAAGTGACTTAGTCCTTATCTCTTGGCTAAAAAtgggctggggttggggaaggaATGAGAATGTGTGAGTGGCATGGGTGAATCACACTAGCAGTAATGGTGAAGGGACTATAAACCTTAAGACCAAGCTGCTGGCCATTTCCTGTCCTGGAATCTCTGAGGTCCCAGTAAACacttcatttcttcccagactggCTTCTTACTCCATTCACAAATGGCTTTTAAGTATAACTGAGGGTCAGAAGGTATGAGCTGTAGACAAAGACAGGCTTTGAGCTCTCTAGCTGAATCCTAGCTATCCTGAACATAGCCAGCAGGGCGAGTTTGGACGGGTCTGCAGGTCTCCTCCAACACCCTCTTTCCCCATGTCTGTGTCCTCACCTGTACCACCTGTAGATGAGGGGCCATGACACTTCCTGGGGAGGATGGAGTCAGTGCTGGCTGCTTCTGTCATGAGCCTGTGTGCACCCTGCTTCTTCTTTCAGGTGGCCACAAAGCGGGCACAGGCCTGGTGCTACAGCAAAAACAACATTCCCTACTTTGAGACCAGTGCCAAGGAGGCCATCAACGTGGAGCAGGCGTTCCAGACAATTGCACGGAATGCACTTAAGCAGGTGAGTCTCCCACAGCTGACCAGCCCACTCTGGTGATGCCTGACCACTGACCCAGTCCCTGCCTGGCCTCCTGCCCTTAATCTTCTTCCCTAACCCACTCTTGTCTATATAGCCAGAATACCCTATGTGTTCATCTGGGAAGGTTATGACACGTTCTGCTTACGCTTCCAGAAATCCCACTTTGGGGGCAATAATCTAAAAGATGCAGAGGCTGTGAAGTCTGAGGCTGCCCTTCTTTTACTAGGcttgttcttattttctttgctgcAATTAGGAGATCAGGTCACTGGGAGACCCCGAATAGATTGCTGCTTCTATTTAAGGAGGAAATAAACTTGAAtatgaatcccagctctgctgcctaCCAAGCATTATATCTAGtttgggcttaaaaaaaaaaattatggctgggcactgtggctcatgcctgtaatcttagcactttgggaggccaaggcgggctgatcacttgaggtcaggagttcgagaccagcctggccaacatggtgaaaccccccctccactaaaaaatacaaaaaaattagccaggcctggtggcggtcgccagtaatcccagctacttgggaggccgaggcaggagaattgcttgaacccaggcagcagaggttgcagtgagccaagatcgtgccactgtactccagcctgggtgactgtgtctaaaaaataataaaaaaataaaaattatacccgAACTTCTACTCCCTCGCCTGAAAAATGGGAATACCTGCTTTTGCAGGgtgattgtgaagattaaatgagactcTTTTAGCTCTCACATACTGACAGGTAACTTTTTTCCTTAGGAACAGTTAAGTAAACAACACAAGAAGATGTAGGAAAACTATTCAAGGAATACAATACCTAGAATTTCTTATTTACTGTTTCTGTGATTAGATACAACCACTCATGCGAGTTGAAAGTCTGTTGGGGCAGTGGTGATTAAGGCAGGTCACAAGGCCTCATCAGACAGTGTCTGGGGGTGGTCAGAGGTGTGGCAGGTTTGCGGGGATGCATAGAACACTTGAAGCACATGGTGGCTGTGAAGGGCAAGGCAGATTCTGCTGACTCCAGGAAGCTGGCTGAATGAAGGTAATGGCTTTCAGCAGGACGAAGAGTTGTTTAGAATGGTTGCTCCAAGGACCAGGGAAATTCTGGCATGGGTGGGGTCTGCACTAAGTGTTCCAGAATGAAAGGGACGGATCTACTCAATGAGGAAATTGTTCCACCCAGAATGCCAGGAGAGCCCTCAAGTGGTAAGGAACAGACCAAGATGTAGACTTggccaccctcacccccaaataATAAACTGTTGTGTTTTTCTTAATGTTCATATAAAGGAATGGAAATCCAAATATGTGTAGGAAAGTGTTTCCCACCTGTTCCCTGTTGCCTGGCATCACTGTCTTGAGTTTTTCTCTTCCATCACTACTGTCCCTGTTgtctttatgcttttatttttagagctAGCCCCTAAGAAGTTAGATTGTTACATCGGAGGGTCTATTTTATTATAAGTTAGGGTGCCAGGTTGCTTTCCCCAAGGGGAATAACATTTCAGCAGTGTGGGCTTGCTTTCTTCTACCTCCTTGCCAGCAAGCAATAGGTGTCACCTGTCACTCTGCTGACATTGCCAATCTTTGGGTGTATAAATTGCCACCATCGTGACTACTGGTCCCTCTGAGTCCCCCTCCCTGGGGCTTAGCCATTTGGATTTTCTCTGCTGCACACAGCTGGCACACAGCACATGGTTGGGCCTCTCTCAGTTCTCATGAGCTGTTGGTGAATTGAAGTTAACTCTACTTGCATCTCAAGTGACTTTTCCAACTCTGTGGTCTTTTTAAGTCCTTTGAACAtaggaaaaaagtaattttttatttggttATGTCATTTTAAGTTTCTATGTTTCCTGTGTCTACATCAGATTTTTCTGTAATTCAGCTGGAATTTGTTGTGGCTTATGGCAGGAAAGAGAGACTCGCCTTTTCTCTCGAGAGCTCAGCCAGTTGTTTAAAATCATTCGGCTATGTTACACAAGCCGTTTCTCTCCCTGAATAGACCGTGGCCTTTTCTAAATGCTCATATGTGCTGGGATCTGTTTCTGGTCTCTCCAGTCTGTTCTGGTGATGTCCGTGCCATGTTCCCTTATCTGGACTGTGTTGATTTGACTGCTTGATGAGGCAAGTTTCCTCttgccacattcttttttttttttttttgagacggagtcttgctctcttcccggggctggaatgcaatggcgtgatctcggctcactgcagcctccgcatctcaggttcaagcagttctcctgcctcagcctcccgagtagttgggattacaggcatccgccaccatgcccagctaattttggtattttttagtagagatagggtttcaccatattggccaggctggtctggaactcacattgtgatccgcccgcctcagcctcccaaagtgctggggttacaggcgtgagccaccgtgcccggcctgccacattctgttttaataattttgtttcagTTCCACCATTTTCCTCTCTTACCTTCCACACCCCAAATAAAACTCTGTTGGGATTTTgactggaatttttttcttcaagccaactttttttctcattgattgcAGTTTTGTTGTGGCTGTTgcattagtctgctcaggctgcgtTAACAAAACCCCATGGCTTGGGAGGGTCCAACAACAGacattttgttttctcacagttctggaggctggaagtccatgaGCAAGGTGCTGGCACATGTTTCTGGTGAGGGCGCTCTTCTGGGCTCACAGACTGCTACCTTCTCAATGTGTCCTCCCATGCCCTTTCCGCTATGTGCACAGAGAGAGGACACATGAGCAAGGTGTCTCTGGTGtcacctcttcttataaggacacgaATTCTCTCAGATCAGGGCCCCACCCTGcaacctcatttaaccttcattCCTTCCTTACTCCAAATACAGCCATCTGAAGGGTTAGtgcttcaacacaggaattttgggggaacacaaaacATTCtgcccagccaggtgcagtggctcatgcctgtaatcccagcactttgggaggctgaggtg
This genomic window contains:
- the RAB7A gene encoding ras-related protein Rab-7a isoform X2 — encoded protein: MTSRKKVLLKVIILGDSGVGKTSLMNQYVNKKFSNQYKATIGADFLTKEVMVDDRLVTMQIWDTAGQERFQSLGVAFYRGADCCVLVFDVTAPNTFKTLDSWRDEFLIQASPRDPENFPFVVLGNKIDLENRQVATKRAQAWCYSKNNIPYFETSAKEAINVEQAFQTIARNALKQETEVELYNEFPEPIKLDKNDRAKASAESCSC